One Brassica oleracea var. oleracea cultivar TO1000 chromosome C7, BOL, whole genome shotgun sequence genomic window carries:
- the LOC106306673 gene encoding acetyl-CoA acetyltransferase, cytosolic 1, which produces MAHTADSVSPRDVCIVGVARTPMGGFLGSLSSLPATKLGSVAIAAALKRANVDPSLVQEVVFGNVLSANLGQAPARQAALGAGIPNSVICTTVNKVCASGMKAVMIAAQSIQLGINDVVVAGGMESMSNTPKYLAEARKGSRFGNDSLVDGMLKDGLWDVYNDCGMGSCAELCAEKFQITREQQDDYAVQSFERGIAAKEAGAFTWEIVPVEVSGGRGRPSTIVDKDEGLGKFDAAKLRKLRPSFKDNGGTVTAGNASSISDGAAALVLVSGEKALQLGLKVLAKVKGYGDAAQEPEFFTTAPALAIPKAIAHAGLESSQVDYYEINEAFAVVALANQKLLGITPEKVNVNGGAVSLGHPLGCSGARILITLLGILKNRNGKYGVGGVCNGGGGASALVLELV; this is translated from the exons ATGGCTCATACAGCAGATTCCGTCAGTCCCAGAG ATGTTTGCATCGTGGGTGTTGCACGAACTCCAATGGGTGGCTTTCTCGGGTCTCTCTCGTCTTTGCCCGCCACCAAGCTTGGATCCGTAGCTATTGCAG CTGCTTTGAAGAGGGCAAATGTTGACCCGTCTCTCGTCCAAGAAGTTGTGTTTGGCAATGTTCTTAGCGCCAATTTGGGTCAGGCTCCTGCTCGTCAGGCTGCTTTAGGTGCAGGAATCCCTAACTCTGTCATCTGTACCACAGTTAACAAGGTTTGTGCTTCAGGCATGAAAG CCGTAATGATTGCTGCTCAGAGTATTCAATTGGGGATCAATGATGTAGTCGTAGCGGGTGGCATGGAAAGCATGTCTAATACACCAAAATATTTGGCTGAAGCAAG GAAAGGATCTCGGTTTGGTAATGACTCTCTAGTAGATGGAATGCTAAAGGATGGACTATGGGATGTCTATAATGACTGTGGGATGGGAAGCTGTGCAGAGTTATGCGCTGAGAAATTTCAGATAACAAGAGAGCAACAA GATGACTACGCTGTTCAGAGTTTTGAACGTGGTATTGCTGCCAAGGAAGCTGGCGCCTTCACATGGGAAATCGTCCCG GTTGAAGTTTCTGGAGGAAGAGGTAGGCCATCAACCATTGTTGACAAGGACGAAGGTCTTGGGAAG TTTGATGCTGCAAAATTGAGGAAACTCCGTCCAAGTTTCAAGGACAATGGAGGCACTGTTACAGCTGGAAATGCGTCTAGCATAAG CGATGGTGCAGCTGCACTTGTCTTAGTGAGTGGAGAGAAGGCGCTTCAGCTAGGACTTAAAGTACTCGCAAAAGTTAAAGGTTATGGTGATGCAGCTCAG GAACCGGAGTTTTTCACTACTGCTCCTGCTCTTGCAATACCGAAAGCTATTGCACATGCTGGTTTGGAATCTTCTCAAGTCGATTACTATGAGATCAATGAAGCATTTGCA GTTGTGGCTCTCGCAAATCAAAAGCTACTTGGGATTACTCCG GAGAAGGTGAATGTAAATGGAGGAGCTGTCTCTTTAGGACATCCTCTAGGGTGCAGTGGGGCTCGTATTCTAATCACATTGCTTGGGATACTAAAGAATAGAAACGGCAAGTACGGTGTGGGAGGAGTGTGCAACGGAGGAGGAGGTGCTTCTGCTCTTGTTCTTGAACTTGTTTGA
- the LOC106301720 gene encoding scarecrow-like transcription factor PAT1 isoform X1 yields the protein MYKHPRQKTEAYTLPPFEASSVGKLRYIPAHNSLKRYCMLEPSSSSLVSPAYAVLSNANSSAHEDTSGSCVTDDFNDKIKELETVMMGPDSLDLVFDYNDSFDSTSCQETNSWRSTLEAISRRDLRADLVSCAQALSENDLMMAHSMMEKLRQMVSVSGEPIQRLGAYLLEGLVAKLASSGSSIYKSLNRFPEPASTELLSYMHILYEVCPYFKFGYMSANGAIAEAMKEENRVHIIDFQIGTQGSQWVTLIQAFAARPGGPPRIRITGIDDTTSAYARGGGLSIVGNRLAKLAKQFNVPFEFNSVSVSASEVKLKDLGVRAGEALAVNFAFVLHRMPDESVSTKNHRDRLLRMVKSLSPKVVTLVEQESNTNTASFFPRFKETMDYYDAMFESIDVTLPRNHKQRINVEQHCLARDVVNIIACEGADRVERHELLGKWRSRFEMAGFSSYPLSPLVNSTIKSLLRNYSDKYRLEERDGALYLGWMQRDLVASCAWK from the exons ATGTACAAGCATCCAAGACAAAAGACTGAGGCTTACACTTTACCTCCTTTTGAGGCCAGCTCTGTTGGGAAACTTAGGTACATACCGGCTCACAACTCCCTTAAACGGTATTGCATGCTCGAGCCATCATCATCATCACTTGTTTCTCCTGCTTACGCTGTTCTGTCAAACGCTAACAGCTCTGCACATGAGGATACGTCCGGCTCTTGTGTAACAGACGATTTTAACGACAAGATAAAAGAACTGGAGACAGTGATGATGGGACCAGACTCCTTAGACTTGGTCTTCGATTACAACGACTCCTTTGATTCAACGTCGTGTCAAGAGACTAATAGCTGGAGATCAACTCTAGAGGCCATCTCGAGACGTGATCTAAGAGCTGATCTTGTTTCATGTGCACAAGCTTTGTCTGAAAACGATCTTATGATGGCACATTCGATGATGGAGAAGCTGCGTCAGATGGTATCTGTTTCTGGCGAGCCTATCCAACGCTTAGGAGCTTACTTACTAGAAGGCTTAGTGGCTAAGTTAGCTTCATCGGGTAGTTCCATATACAAATCACTTAACAGGTTCCCTGAGCCCGCGAGCACCGAGCTTCTCTCCTACATGCACATCCTCTACGAGGTGTGTCCTTACTTCAAGTTTGGTTACATGTCAGCAAATGGTGCCATTGCTGAAGCCATGAAGGAAGAAAACAGAGTTCATATTATTGATTTCCAAATAGGTACTCAAGGGAGTCAATGGGTTACTCTTATCCAGGCCTTTGCAGCTAGGCCCGGTGGGCCTCCTCGGATACGGATAACGGGTATTGATGATACGACTTCAGCTTATGCTCGTGGAGGTGGGTTAAGCATTGTGGGGAACAGACTCGCTAAGCTTGCTAAACAGTTCAATGTTCCGTTTGAGTTCAACTCGGTGTCAGTGTCAGCGTCTGAGGTCAAACTTAAAGACCTCGGAGTTCGAGCAGGGGAAGCTCTAGCCGTTAACTTTGCCTTTGTGCTTCATCGTATGCCTGACGAAAGTGTGAGCACCAAGAATCACCG GGACCGGTTGCTGAGAATGGTGAAGAGCTTATCTCCAAAAGTAGTGACTCTAGTGGAGCAAGAGTCAAACACAAACACGGCTTCTTTCTTCCCGAGGTTCAAGGAGACAATGGATTACTATGACGCCATGTTCGAGTCTATTGATGTGACTCTCCCTAGGAATCACAAACAGAGGATCAACGTGGAGCAGCATTGTCTAGCCAGAGACGTTGTGAACATCATCGCATGTGAAGGAGCTGATAGGGTGGAGCGGCATGAGCTCCTAGGAAAATGGAGGTCACGGTTTGAGATGGCGGGTTTCAGCTCTTACCCGTTGAGTCCCCTTGTGAACTCCACCATTAAGAGTCTGCTTAGGAACTATTCGGACAAATATAGGCTGGAAGAAAGAGATGGAGCCTTGTATCTTGGTTGGATGCAACGAGATTTGGTCGCTTCTTGTGCCTGGAAATGA
- the LOC106306675 gene encoding indole-3-glycerol phosphate synthase, chloroplastic: MEGLVSFQPFPSSVIQRRFSTVYLHRLTRSSSSSSCAPLRAQQSGITGGSESVSSALEGKVSEQEVVIYQDEVVASQGIRIRRRPPTGPPLHYVGPFEFRLQNEGNTPRNILEEIVWNKDKEVTLMKEKRPLYTLKKALETVPPPRDFIGALRSAHQRTGLPGLIAEVKKASPSRGILREDFDPVAIAQAYEKGGAACLSVLTDEKYFKGSFENLQAIREAGVKCPLLCKEFIIEAWQIYYGRSKGADAVLLIASVLPDLDIKYMIKICKILGMATLVEVHDEREMDRVLAIEGVELIGINNRNLEAFEVDIGITKRLLEGERGELIRQKDILVVGESGLFTPEDIAFVQEAGVKAVLVGESLVKQSDPGQGISALFGRDVSG, encoded by the exons ATGGAAGGTCTTGTTTCCTTTCAGCCCTTCCCCTCATCCGTCATTCAACGGCGTTTCTCTACGGTTTACCTCCACAGGCTCACCAGATCCTCCTCCTCCTCCTCTTGTGCTCCTCTTCGTGCTCAACAG TCAGGAATCACGGGAGGTTCCGAAAGTGTTTCTTCGGCATTGGAGGGTAAAGTGAGTGAGCAAGAAGTGGTTATTTACCAGGATGAAGTAGTTGCTAGTCAAGGTATTAGGATAAGAAGACGACCACCTACTGGTCCTCCATTGCATTACGTTGGACCTTTTGAGTTCCGGCTCCAGAACGAGGGTAACACTCCTCGCAACATCTTGGAGGAGATCGTGTGGAACAAGGATAAAGAAGTTACTCTG ATGAAGGAGAAAAGGCCTCTCTATACTCTGAAGAAGGCTCTTGAAACTGTTCCTCCTCCTAGAGACTTCATTGGTGCTCTTAGATCTGCTCATCAAAGAACCGGCCTGCCTGGTTTAATAGCTGAGGTCAAGAAAGCTTCTCCAAGCAGAGGTATCCTCAGAGAGGATTTTGACCCT GTTGCAATTGCTCAAGCTTATGAAAAGGGTGGAGCAGCGTGTCTTAGTGTTTTGACAGATGAGAAATACTTCAAG GGAAGCTTTGAGAATCTGCAAGCTATAAGGGAAGCTGGCGTAAAG TGCCCTTTGCTTTGCAAAGAGTTCATCATAGAGGCATGGCAGATATACTATGGTAGAAGCAAGGGAGCAGATGCAGTTCTGTTAATCGCTTCTGTGTTACCTGACCTTGACATCAAATACATGATTAAGATTTGCAAAATACTTGGAATGGCTACTCTTGTGGAG GTTCATGACGAAAGGGAGATGGATCGTGTTCTAGCAATTGAAGGAGTTGAGCTCATTGGCATCAACAACCGCAACCTAG AGGCGTTTGAGGTAGATATTGGTATCACAAAGAGGCTCCTGGAAGGAGAGCGTGGTGAATTGATCCGTCAGAAAGACATCCTC GTGGTTGGAGAATCAGGGTTATTCACTCCAGAAGACATTGCATTCGTACAAGAAGCCGGTGTCAAAGCA GTTCTAGTCGGTGAATCACTTGTTAAACAAAGTGATCCGGGGCAGGGAATCAGCGCACTTTTTGGAAGAGATGTCTCAGGATGA
- the LOC106306789 gene encoding RRP15-like protein encodes MSTGEEAQIERGTRKRRVGAKNGGKKNKKFKTLPPSSSNRFKPTKKDQKLFQQRRRGYNSDEDEEEDESKKPPEVTIREKIFTDANMGPNYDEVEEEEDGSDRDEGSDGEDHGEIQTGITRFGSEDGCNAFRMAFKSIMKKTKGEEDALGPVLSAHKNLIAQKLAEEEAEKKAKGQARKAKHLVAEKGHVKPANHLESHEKILIGVATKGVVKLFNAVNKAQHAQKGLNASRSKDSKVLKKRRKEAFFSELGKTSRTDSKAQKASNSNEDEAPAWAPLRDNYMLANPKLKDWDKKQETNEGDDFAAMSGDESYED; translated from the exons ATGTCTACCGGAGAGGAAGCTCAGATAGAGAGAGGCACAAGAAAGAGGAGAGTCGGCGCAAAGAACGGCGGGAAGAAGAACAAAAAGTTCAAGACTTTACCTCCTTCCTCCTCCAACAGGTTCAAGCCTACAAAGAAGGACCAGAAGCTCTTCCAGCAGAGAAGGCGAGGCTACAACTCCGACGAAGACGAAGAAGAAGATGAATCCAAGAAGCCGCCGGAGGTAACCATTCGCGAGAAGATATTCACCGATGCTAACATGGGTCCCAACTACGACGAGGTTGAAGAGGAAGAAGATGGCTCGGACAGGGACGAGGGTTCCGATGGGGAGGATCACGGGGAGATTCAGACTGGGATCACGAGGTTTGGTAGTGAGGATGGATGTAATGCCTTTAGAATGGCTTTTAAGTCTATCATGAAGAAGACCAAAGGAGAAGAAGATGCTTTG GGTCCTGTTTTGTCAGCACATAAGAATCTTATAGCTCAGAAGCTAGCTGAAGAGGAAGCTGAGAAGAAGGCCAAGGGTCAGGCTAGGAAGGCGAAACATTTG GTTGCTGAGAAAGGACATGTTAAACCTGCAAACCATTTGGAATCCCATGAGAAGATTCTTATAGGTGTTGCCACTAAAGGAG TGGTGAAGCTTTTTAATGCA GTGAACAAGGCTCAACATGCTCAGAAGGGTTTGAATGCTTCAAGGTCAAAAGACTCTAAAG TGTTAAAGAAGCGAAGAAAAGAAGCATTCTTCTCGGAGTTAGGAAAAACATCGAGAACAGACTCCAAG GCTCAAAAAGCTTCAAATTCCAATGAAGACGAAGCTCCTGCGTGGGCTCCTCTACGTGATAATTACATGTTAGCAAACCCAAAGCTCAAGGACTGGGACAAGAAACAG
- the LOC106301720 gene encoding scarecrow-like transcription factor PAT1 isoform X3 yields MYKHPRQKTEAYTLPPFEASSVGKLSSAHEDTSGSCVTDDFNDKIKELETVMMGPDSLDLVFDYNDSFDSTSCQETNSWRSTLEAISRRDLRADLVSCAQALSENDLMMAHSMMEKLRQMVSVSGEPIQRLGAYLLEGLVAKLASSGSSIYKSLNRFPEPASTELLSYMHILYEVCPYFKFGYMSANGAIAEAMKEENRVHIIDFQIGTQGSQWVTLIQAFAARPGGPPRIRITGIDDTTSAYARGGGLSIVGNRLAKLAKQFNVPFEFNSVSVSASEVKLKDLGVRAGEALAVNFAFVLHRMPDESVSTKNHRDRLLRMVKSLSPKVVTLVEQESNTNTASFFPRFKETMDYYDAMFESIDVTLPRNHKQRINVEQHCLARDVVNIIACEGADRVERHELLGKWRSRFEMAGFSSYPLSPLVNSTIKSLLRNYSDKYRLEERDGALYLGWMQRDLVASCAWK; encoded by the exons ATGTACAAGCATCCAAGACAAAAGACTGAGGCTTACACTTTACCTCCTTTTGAGGCCAGCTCTGTTGGGAAACTTAG CTCTGCACATGAGGATACGTCCGGCTCTTGTGTAACAGACGATTTTAACGACAAGATAAAAGAACTGGAGACAGTGATGATGGGACCAGACTCCTTAGACTTGGTCTTCGATTACAACGACTCCTTTGATTCAACGTCGTGTCAAGAGACTAATAGCTGGAGATCAACTCTAGAGGCCATCTCGAGACGTGATCTAAGAGCTGATCTTGTTTCATGTGCACAAGCTTTGTCTGAAAACGATCTTATGATGGCACATTCGATGATGGAGAAGCTGCGTCAGATGGTATCTGTTTCTGGCGAGCCTATCCAACGCTTAGGAGCTTACTTACTAGAAGGCTTAGTGGCTAAGTTAGCTTCATCGGGTAGTTCCATATACAAATCACTTAACAGGTTCCCTGAGCCCGCGAGCACCGAGCTTCTCTCCTACATGCACATCCTCTACGAGGTGTGTCCTTACTTCAAGTTTGGTTACATGTCAGCAAATGGTGCCATTGCTGAAGCCATGAAGGAAGAAAACAGAGTTCATATTATTGATTTCCAAATAGGTACTCAAGGGAGTCAATGGGTTACTCTTATCCAGGCCTTTGCAGCTAGGCCCGGTGGGCCTCCTCGGATACGGATAACGGGTATTGATGATACGACTTCAGCTTATGCTCGTGGAGGTGGGTTAAGCATTGTGGGGAACAGACTCGCTAAGCTTGCTAAACAGTTCAATGTTCCGTTTGAGTTCAACTCGGTGTCAGTGTCAGCGTCTGAGGTCAAACTTAAAGACCTCGGAGTTCGAGCAGGGGAAGCTCTAGCCGTTAACTTTGCCTTTGTGCTTCATCGTATGCCTGACGAAAGTGTGAGCACCAAGAATCACCG GGACCGGTTGCTGAGAATGGTGAAGAGCTTATCTCCAAAAGTAGTGACTCTAGTGGAGCAAGAGTCAAACACAAACACGGCTTCTTTCTTCCCGAGGTTCAAGGAGACAATGGATTACTATGACGCCATGTTCGAGTCTATTGATGTGACTCTCCCTAGGAATCACAAACAGAGGATCAACGTGGAGCAGCATTGTCTAGCCAGAGACGTTGTGAACATCATCGCATGTGAAGGAGCTGATAGGGTGGAGCGGCATGAGCTCCTAGGAAAATGGAGGTCACGGTTTGAGATGGCGGGTTTCAGCTCTTACCCGTTGAGTCCCCTTGTGAACTCCACCATTAAGAGTCTGCTTAGGAACTATTCGGACAAATATAGGCTGGAAGAAAGAGATGGAGCCTTGTATCTTGGTTGGATGCAACGAGATTTGGTCGCTTCTTGTGCCTGGAAATGA
- the LOC106301248 gene encoding nitrile-specifier protein 5, producing the protein MSPVADNKWVKVGQKGAGPGPRSSHAITVVGNKVYCFGGELKPTIHIDNDLYVFDLDTQEWSIAPATGDAPFPCFGVSMVPIGTTIYVYGGRDDSRKYNGLHAYDTVANKWELLSPVEEGLPGRSYHSMAGDDRKVYVFGGVTAKGRVNTLHAYDVVDRKWVEYPAAGEACKGRGAPGLVVVDGKVWVLFGFDGNELGDIHCFDLATGKWTAVETTGDVPPARSVFPAVSSGKYIVIYGGEEEPHELMHMGAGKLSGDVYKFDTETLVWEKVVDGTEEGKNPCPRGWCAFAVAVVNGEKGLLVHGGNSPTNERLDDMVFWGF; encoded by the exons ATGAGTCCTGTGGCTGATAACAAATGGGTTAAG GTGGGTCAGAAAGGAGCAGGTCCAGGACCAAGAAGCTCACACGCAATCACCGTGGTCGGAAACAAAGTCTATTGCTTTGGCGGCGAGCTTAAACCGACGATCCACATCGACAACGATCTCTACGTTTTCGATCTCGACACTCAAGAATGGTCCATCGCCCCCGCGACGGGGGACGCTCCTTTCCCCTGTTTCGGAGTCTCCATGGTCCCGATCGGCACCACCATCTACGTCTACGGCGGCCGCGACGACTCTCGCAAATACAACGGCCTGCACGCCTACGACACGGTGGCGAACAAGTGGGAGTTGCTGTCTCCCGTCGAGGAAGGCCTTCCCGGTCGGAGCTACCACTCCATGGCCGGCGACGACCGGAAAGTTTACGTCTTTGGTGGCGTTACGGCCAAGGGGCGTGTGAACACGCTGCATGCTTACGACGTGGTTGATCGGAAGTGGGTCGAGTATCCGGCGGCTGGGGAGGCTTGTAAAGGGAGGGGAGCGCCTGGGCTTGTGGTTGTTGATGGGAAAGTTTGGGTCTTGTTTGGTTTTGACGGTAATGAATTGGGTGATATCCATTGCTTTGATTTGGCTACCGGAAAATGGACCGCCGTGGAGACTACCGGGGACGTGCCTCCGGCGAGAAGCGTGTTCCCGGCGGTTTCTTCCGGGAAGTATATTGTGATATACGGTGGTGAGGAGGAGCCGCATGAGCTGATGCATATGGGAGCTGGGAAGTTGTCTGGGGATGTTTACAAGTTTGATACGGAGACGTTGGTGTGGGAGAAGGTTGTTGATGGTACTGAGGAAGGGAAGAACCCGTGCCCACGTGGGTGGTGCGCGTTTGCTGTTGCGGTGGTGAATGGTGAGAAAGGGTTGTTGGTTCACGGTGGGAATAGTCCGACCAACGAGAGGCTTGATGATATGGTGTTTTGGGGTTTCTAG
- the LOC106305007 gene encoding F-box protein SNE-like, with product MSEKRIRMVEKNNNKRQRVKLVPEFSINDHQDVLVEILRRLDGPSLCSAACVCRLWSAVARNDSIWEELCFRQVSPRPSLPLRSVVSALGGYKRLYLLCIRPVLARLPKIIWSHDQLQLSLSLFCVHYYEGLYVGAWHEDAPPSAPPSSLMFLRKPVNVV from the coding sequence ATGTCGGAGAAACGAATAAGAATGGTCGAGAAAAATAACAACAAGAGGCAGCGAGTGAAACTTGTTCCCGAGTTCTCCATCAACGACCATCAAGACGTGCTCGTAGAAATACTCCGACGACTAGACGGACCTTCTCTCTGCTCAGCCGCTTGCGTGTGCCGTCTTTGGTCGGCCGTGGCTCGTAATGACTCAATATGGGAAGAGCTCTGTTTCCGACAGGTGTCACCACGACCTTCACTTCCCCTTCGCTCCGTTGTGTCAGCTCTAGGTGGCTACAAACGTCTGTACTTGCTCTGCATCCGCCCGGTCCTCGCACGACTCCCCAAGATCATCTGGAGCCATGACCAACTTCAGCTGTCATTATCCCTTTTTTGTGTCCACTACTACGAGGGCCTTTACGTCGGCGCGTGGCATGAAGACGCGCCACCCAGCGCGCCACCTTCTTCGCTCATGTTCCTTAGGAAACCCGTCAACGTCGTCTGA
- the LOC106305197 gene encoding uncharacterized protein LOC106305197, with protein sequence MWINKFFFLLPIVCMAVFSTAQMVPSQPPPPRDPSDCLSSLETVPDCIPEIFRSIISGQIGSIGHSCCHAFLGISTECASHVFVFAPFFPPTLRDHCSRQH encoded by the coding sequence ATGTGGATCAACAAGTTTTTCTTCCTTCTTCCAATTGTATGCATGGCCGTGTTCAGTACAGCTCAAATGGTTCCTTCGCAACCTCCACCTCCACGGGACCCATCAGATTGTTTGTCATCGCTGGAAACTGTTCCGGACTGCATCCCAGAGATATTCCGATCGATAATAAGTGGACAGATCGGGAGTATTGGACACTCTTGCTGCCATGCCTTTTTGGGCATCAGTACCGAATGTGCCTCCCATGTGTTTGTCTTCGCTCCCTTCTTCCCTCCGACTCTAAGGGATCATTGTTCCCGACAACATTAG
- the LOC106301720 gene encoding scarecrow-like transcription factor PAT1 isoform X2 translates to MYKHPRQKTEAYTLPPFEASSVGKLRYIPAHNSLKRSAHEDTSGSCVTDDFNDKIKELETVMMGPDSLDLVFDYNDSFDSTSCQETNSWRSTLEAISRRDLRADLVSCAQALSENDLMMAHSMMEKLRQMVSVSGEPIQRLGAYLLEGLVAKLASSGSSIYKSLNRFPEPASTELLSYMHILYEVCPYFKFGYMSANGAIAEAMKEENRVHIIDFQIGTQGSQWVTLIQAFAARPGGPPRIRITGIDDTTSAYARGGGLSIVGNRLAKLAKQFNVPFEFNSVSVSASEVKLKDLGVRAGEALAVNFAFVLHRMPDESVSTKNHRDRLLRMVKSLSPKVVTLVEQESNTNTASFFPRFKETMDYYDAMFESIDVTLPRNHKQRINVEQHCLARDVVNIIACEGADRVERHELLGKWRSRFEMAGFSSYPLSPLVNSTIKSLLRNYSDKYRLEERDGALYLGWMQRDLVASCAWK, encoded by the exons ATGTACAAGCATCCAAGACAAAAGACTGAGGCTTACACTTTACCTCCTTTTGAGGCCAGCTCTGTTGGGAAACTTAGGTACATACCGGCTCACAACTCCCTTAAACG CTCTGCACATGAGGATACGTCCGGCTCTTGTGTAACAGACGATTTTAACGACAAGATAAAAGAACTGGAGACAGTGATGATGGGACCAGACTCCTTAGACTTGGTCTTCGATTACAACGACTCCTTTGATTCAACGTCGTGTCAAGAGACTAATAGCTGGAGATCAACTCTAGAGGCCATCTCGAGACGTGATCTAAGAGCTGATCTTGTTTCATGTGCACAAGCTTTGTCTGAAAACGATCTTATGATGGCACATTCGATGATGGAGAAGCTGCGTCAGATGGTATCTGTTTCTGGCGAGCCTATCCAACGCTTAGGAGCTTACTTACTAGAAGGCTTAGTGGCTAAGTTAGCTTCATCGGGTAGTTCCATATACAAATCACTTAACAGGTTCCCTGAGCCCGCGAGCACCGAGCTTCTCTCCTACATGCACATCCTCTACGAGGTGTGTCCTTACTTCAAGTTTGGTTACATGTCAGCAAATGGTGCCATTGCTGAAGCCATGAAGGAAGAAAACAGAGTTCATATTATTGATTTCCAAATAGGTACTCAAGGGAGTCAATGGGTTACTCTTATCCAGGCCTTTGCAGCTAGGCCCGGTGGGCCTCCTCGGATACGGATAACGGGTATTGATGATACGACTTCAGCTTATGCTCGTGGAGGTGGGTTAAGCATTGTGGGGAACAGACTCGCTAAGCTTGCTAAACAGTTCAATGTTCCGTTTGAGTTCAACTCGGTGTCAGTGTCAGCGTCTGAGGTCAAACTTAAAGACCTCGGAGTTCGAGCAGGGGAAGCTCTAGCCGTTAACTTTGCCTTTGTGCTTCATCGTATGCCTGACGAAAGTGTGAGCACCAAGAATCACCG GGACCGGTTGCTGAGAATGGTGAAGAGCTTATCTCCAAAAGTAGTGACTCTAGTGGAGCAAGAGTCAAACACAAACACGGCTTCTTTCTTCCCGAGGTTCAAGGAGACAATGGATTACTATGACGCCATGTTCGAGTCTATTGATGTGACTCTCCCTAGGAATCACAAACAGAGGATCAACGTGGAGCAGCATTGTCTAGCCAGAGACGTTGTGAACATCATCGCATGTGAAGGAGCTGATAGGGTGGAGCGGCATGAGCTCCTAGGAAAATGGAGGTCACGGTTTGAGATGGCGGGTTTCAGCTCTTACCCGTTGAGTCCCCTTGTGAACTCCACCATTAAGAGTCTGCTTAGGAACTATTCGGACAAATATAGGCTGGAAGAAAGAGATGGAGCCTTGTATCTTGGTTGGATGCAACGAGATTTGGTCGCTTCTTGTGCCTGGAAATGA